The stretch of DNA GTCCTGGTCGTAGAGATGCTCGACCAGTTCGGTGCGCGACACCACGCGCCCGGTGTGATGCATCAGATAGGCCAGCAGGCGATATTCGTGCGAGGTCATCTTGATCGGATTGCCGGAGACGCTGACGCGGCCCGTGCGCGTATCCAGCGACACCGGGCCGCAGGTCAGTTCCGACTGCGCATGACCGGTGGAACGGCGCAGCAGCGCGCGAATTCGCGCCAGCACTTCTTCGAGGTGAAACGGCTTGGCGACGTAGTCGTCGGCGCCGGCGTCAAACCCCTGCACCTTGTCGCTCCAGCGGTCGCGCGCGGTGAGGATCAGGACCGGCATCGCGCGGCCGCCACGGCGCCACGCCTCCAGGACCGAGATGCCGTCCATCTTGGGCAGCCCGATGTCGAGCACGACGGCGTCATAAGGTTCGCTGTCACCGAGGAAATG from Bradyrhizobium sp. AZCC 1693 encodes:
- a CDS encoding response regulator transcription factor, with translation MRLLVVEDDPDLNRQLTAALTDAGYVVDRAFDGEEGHFLGDSEPYDAVVLDIGLPKMDGISVLEAWRRGGRAMPVLILTARDRWSDKVQGFDAGADDYVAKPFHLEEVLARIRALLRRSTGHAQSELTCGPVSLDTRTGRVSVSGNPIKMTSHEYRLLAYLMHHTGRVVSRTELVEHLYDQDFDRDSNTIEVFVGRIRKKLDVDIIQTVRGLGYLLTPPSPGT